One window of the Phycodurus eques isolate BA_2022a chromosome 7, UOR_Pequ_1.1, whole genome shotgun sequence genome contains the following:
- the LOC133405557 gene encoding protein yippee-like 2 isoform X3, whose protein sequence is MVRMTRSKTFQAYLPSCHRTYSCIHCRAHLANHDELISKSFQGSQGRAYLFNSVVNVGCGPAEERVLLTGLHAVADIYCENCKTTLGWKYEHAFESSQKYKEGKFIIELAHMIKDNGWD, encoded by the exons ATGGTCAGAATGACGCGCTCCAAGACCTTCCAGGCCTACCTGCCGAGCTGCCACCGGACGTACAGCTGCATCCACTGCCGGGCCCACCTAGCCAACCATGACGAGCTCATCTCCAAG TCGTTCCAGGGCAGCCAGGGCAGAGCCTACCTGTTCAACTCCGT GGTGAACGTGGGGTGTGGTCCTGCAGAGGAGAGAGTTCTGCTCACAGGCCTGCACGCTGTAGCAGATATCTACTGTGAAAACTGCAAGACCACCCTGGGCTGGAAATAT GAACATGCCTTTGAGAGCAGTCAGAAGTATAAAGAGGGCAAGTTCATCATCGAGCTGGCCCACATGATAAAGGACAACGGCTGGGACTGA
- the LOC133405557 gene encoding protein yippee-like 2 isoform X1: MVRMTRSKTFQAYLPSCHRTYSCIHCRAHLANHDELISKSFQGSQGRAYLFNSVVNVGCGPAEERVLLTGLHAVADIYCENCKTTLGWKYYLQVTLFHL; encoded by the exons ATGGTCAGAATGACGCGCTCCAAGACCTTCCAGGCCTACCTGCCGAGCTGCCACCGGACGTACAGCTGCATCCACTGCCGGGCCCACCTAGCCAACCATGACGAGCTCATCTCCAAG TCGTTCCAGGGCAGCCAGGGCAGAGCCTACCTGTTCAACTCCGT GGTGAACGTGGGGTGTGGTCCTGCAGAGGAGAGAGTTCTGCTCACAGGCCTGCACGCTGTAGCAGATATCTACTGTGAAAACTGCAAGACCACCCTGGGCTGGAAATAT TACTTACAAGTTACGCTGTTTCATCTGTAA